A single genomic interval of bacterium harbors:
- the truA gene encoding tRNA pseudouridine(38-40) synthase TruA, whose translation MAYDGTDLRGWQSQPEGGTVQDLLERHLREVLSAPGLRLFGQGRTDAGVHALRQVAHFDADTLIPPERLPRILNNRLTQHGVVVLEARKVPDTFHARFSASSRTYCYVLHCSEAPPPVYSLRYCYHVCHRFDAGLVEEAIGGFVGRHDFAVFCSSDWKGDTTVRTVMEASLVMDGPWVHLIFRANAFLHNMVRHMVGLLLEVGKGRLAPAIVRRIAESPSAVDSSARPWNLPPARGLFLAEVKYPEWP comes from the coding sequence TTGGCGTACGACGGCACCGATCTTCGTGGCTGGCAGAGCCAGCCCGAGGGCGGCACCGTGCAGGACCTGCTGGAGCGGCACCTCAGAGAGGTTCTCTCGGCGCCCGGCCTGAGGCTTTTCGGACAGGGCAGAACCGACGCTGGCGTCCACGCTTTGAGGCAGGTCGCCCATTTCGACGCAGACACCCTCATCCCACCTGAAAGGCTGCCTCGGATCCTGAACAACCGCCTGACGCAGCATGGGGTCGTCGTGCTTGAGGCGAGAAAAGTGCCCGATACCTTCCACGCCCGTTTCAGCGCCTCGTCCAGAACTTACTGCTATGTGCTTCATTGCTCGGAGGCCCCACCGCCCGTCTATTCATTGCGATATTGCTATCACGTCTGCCACCGGTTCGACGCCGGACTAGTCGAAGAGGCGATAGGCGGCTTCGTCGGCCGGCACGACTTTGCAGTGTTTTGCTCAAGCGACTGGAAGGGGGACACGACCGTGCGGACAGTGATGGAGGCGAGCCTGGTGATGGACGGTCCCTGGGTGCATCTCATCTTCAGGGCGAATGCTTTCCTGCACAATATGGTGCGGCACATGGTCGGACTACTCCTTGAGGTCGGTAAGGGCCGACTCGCCCCTGCGATCGTCCGTAGGATTGCTGAGTCTCCGAGCGCCGTTGATAGCTCGGCACGGCCCTGGAATCTTCCGCCAGCCCGCGGCCTCTTCCTTGCTGAGGTGAAGTACCCAGAGTGGCCTTGA
- a CDS encoding type II toxin-antitoxin system HicA family toxin, whose product MPRLPRVTARKAEQLLLRNGFRFLQSRGSHRIYMKGKRRIVVPFHSGKTLHPKIIKRILGVLDLSTT is encoded by the coding sequence TTGCCTAGACTGCCTCGAGTCACTGCTCGAAAGGCCGAGCAGCTGCTGCTGAGGAACGGTTTTCGGTTTCTCCAAAGCAGAGGAAGTCATCGCATCTATATGAAGGGAAAGAGGAGGATCGTTGTCCCGTTTCATTCAGGGAAGACCCTTCACCCCAAGATCATCAAGCGGATCCTTGGGGTCCTAGACCTAAGTACCACGTGA
- a CDS encoding type II toxin-antitoxin system HicB family antitoxin, translating to MSYKVSIVIEKDEHGYYAYCPELDGCQSQGDSLDEIVHNIREAVALYVETLSEEERKDLLSKEILTTSVEVTVA from the coding sequence ATGTCGTACAAGGTGAGTATTGTGATCGAGAAGGATGAGCACGGATACTATGCATACTGCCCAGAACTCGACGGATGCCAGTCCCAGGGAGACAGTCTGGACGAGATTGTCCACAACATACGGGAAGCCGTCGCGCTTTACGTAGAGACGTTGTCGGAGGAGGAGAGGAAGGACCTGTTGAGCAAGGAGATATTGACGACGTCCGTCGAGGTTACTGTTGCCTAG
- a CDS encoding SagB/ThcOx family dehydrogenase, protein MSVVIPLPDISYAGGLDLKSAIYERSSVRRFTSRQIALGAVADLLWSAQGHIRTGKRAVPSAGATYPLQMLLAVADNGVEGLSSGLYQYNHHYDVDRHSLQLLHDQSVMGEVAEACFGQTCVKEAMALIAVVSDNSRTAKRYGERAERYVAMEAGHVGQNVSLMALSLGLGAVMVGAFKDDEVARALRLQDGLRPYYVIPVGHPYSE, encoded by the coding sequence ATGAGCGTGGTAATACCTCTGCCAGACATCAGTTATGCCGGTGGGCTTGACCTGAAGAGCGCCATTTACGAGCGCTCTAGCGTGAGGCGCTTTACGAGCCGGCAAATTGCGCTCGGCGCTGTGGCAGACCTCCTATGGTCAGCGCAGGGACATATACGCACGGGGAAGCGGGCTGTGCCTTCAGCCGGCGCGACCTATCCCCTTCAGATGCTACTTGCTGTGGCTGACAATGGTGTCGAGGGACTGTCGTCTGGGCTTTATCAGTATAACCACCATTACGATGTTGACAGGCACAGCCTGCAGCTCCTCCACGACCAATCAGTCATGGGCGAGGTGGCCGAGGCATGTTTTGGCCAGACCTGCGTTAAGGAGGCGATGGCCCTAATCGCAGTTGTCAGCGACAACTCCAGAACTGCCAAGCGATACGGCGAGCGTGCTGAGAGGTACGTCGCGATGGAAGCGGGCCACGTTGGCCAGAACGTATCGCTCATGGCCCTCTCGCTCGGACTCGGCGCTGTCATGGTCGGCGCATTCAAGGACGACGAGGTTGCCCGAGCGCTCCGCCTCCAGGACGGTCTCAGGCCCTACTATGTTATTCCGGTTGGCCACCCTTACTCCGAATAG
- a CDS encoding RAMP superfamily CRISPR-associated protein, whose translation MSSHGQNSRRWSQLPRDPKGYDFVWIPFGKTVTPVSHVCKLAASGFAFSGKMEIEIKTLSPLHISDGTLRLSEELGFKKGFVVKSILCPESPIIPGTTLKGVARTYYEAITKSCVSQFLRRMKARYVEDDRGASSLPQELVRQIVAAGGEKRGMAEVAILPECFERIERCPPVRKRSSRLCPACLLFGTKGFVGRVVFSDARLVSSPQKGEFLYVLPSGAPHLHKIGQVSVAPGTRSAKLLVEKLKGRKVYNAKYEPNTPSQEAELWDYVPSGAVFSAQIVFHDVSLAEMGGLFGCLGIDRKMALSIGGGKSSGLGKISISSGELLAFPSGLMQWSSFEQRRPMDDRRGFIKQCKASFIRSVFAYPKSYEMLKKICAV comes from the coding sequence GTGAGTTCGCACGGACAGAACTCGAGGCGATGGTCGCAGTTGCCGAGGGACCCTAAGGGCTATGATTTTGTGTGGATTCCTTTTGGCAAGACCGTAACGCCGGTGTCCCACGTCTGCAAACTCGCCGCATCCGGATTTGCGTTCTCGGGCAAGATGGAGATCGAGATCAAGACGCTGTCACCTCTGCACATATCGGACGGCACGCTAAGGCTCTCCGAGGAACTCGGCTTCAAGAAGGGATTCGTCGTCAAATCGATCCTGTGCCCCGAAAGCCCGATAATCCCTGGAACCACTCTCAAAGGTGTGGCCAGAACTTACTACGAGGCGATCACCAAGAGCTGCGTGAGCCAATTCCTCAGGCGGATGAAAGCACGATATGTCGAAGACGATAGAGGCGCCTCGAGTCTGCCGCAGGAGCTTGTCAGGCAGATAGTCGCGGCTGGTGGCGAGAAGCGGGGCATGGCGGAGGTCGCGATTCTCCCCGAGTGCTTCGAGCGAATCGAGAGATGTCCCCCGGTGAGAAAGAGGTCCTCCAGGCTTTGTCCAGCTTGCCTCCTGTTCGGGACTAAGGGCTTTGTAGGGAGAGTTGTGTTTTCAGATGCCAGGCTCGTCAGTTCGCCCCAAAAGGGAGAGTTCCTGTATGTTCTGCCCAGCGGCGCACCTCACCTGCATAAAATTGGGCAAGTGAGCGTTGCGCCGGGCACGAGAAGCGCAAAGCTCTTGGTAGAGAAGCTAAAGGGCCGGAAGGTCTATAATGCCAAATACGAGCCTAACACCCCGTCTCAGGAGGCGGAACTGTGGGACTACGTCCCTTCGGGCGCCGTCTTCTCGGCGCAGATAGTCTTTCATGACGTTTCGCTGGCTGAGATGGGCGGCCTCTTCGGGTGTCTCGGGATTGACCGCAAGATGGCGCTTAGTATTGGGGGAGGGAAGTCGTCGGGGCTCGGCAAGATAAGCATCTCTTCAGGGGAGCTCTTAGCCTTTCCATCGGGTCTCATGCAGTGGAGCTCCTTTGAGCAGCGAAGGCCCATGGATGACAGACGCGGCTTTATCAAGCAGTGTAAGGCGTCGTTCATTCGGTCTGTATTTGCTTACCCTAAATCTTATGAGATGCTCAAGAAAATATGTGCAGTGTAA
- a CDS encoding RAMP superfamily CRISPR-associated protein, with protein MHSRLCNRAVLDLSIKPQGPLLVRAGHSASEVSLPIEHNVQTPHGASPSAPYIPGSSLKGVMRNHFERVARSCGLPVCDPFSASSCARRALANRSAQVSDAKLYSEVLCAACKVFGCEAAAGRFSASDAMPSEDNPPKRQLRATLPVDRFLGSGRSATVKDFEPVVGGEFRTRIVLENFELWHLAMIGIVLMDVDDGRVQIGGLRSKGYGLVSVGLDGCEFFFAKPDLPTNGVYGIGSLVGDRQRREFGYMSDDWLLLRLPQMSEPEPDASARPSVQYDVVSDLFGLKYVLSSHEAIKLLLSMLTKNLLDYVSRHRTGERADDETPG; from the coding sequence GTGCATAGCAGGCTTTGCAACAGGGCGGTTTTGGACTTGAGCATTAAGCCCCAGGGGCCGCTGCTCGTCCGAGCGGGGCACTCGGCTTCTGAAGTTTCGCTCCCAATAGAACACAACGTTCAGACACCTCACGGCGCCTCACCTAGCGCTCCTTACATCCCGGGCTCCTCACTTAAGGGCGTGATGCGCAACCACTTCGAGCGCGTTGCTAGGTCGTGTGGGCTGCCGGTCTGTGACCCGTTTTCGGCCTCATCCTGCGCACGACGTGCCCTGGCCAACAGGTCTGCCCAGGTAAGCGATGCGAAGCTCTATTCAGAAGTTCTTTGCGCGGCGTGCAAGGTGTTCGGATGCGAGGCTGCGGCGGGCCGATTCAGCGCGAGCGACGCAATGCCGTCTGAAGACAACCCGCCAAAGCGCCAACTGAGGGCGACGCTGCCGGTCGACCGATTCCTTGGTAGCGGTCGGTCGGCGACAGTAAAGGACTTTGAGCCGGTCGTGGGCGGGGAGTTCAGGACGCGGATCGTGCTCGAGAACTTCGAGCTGTGGCATCTTGCCATGATAGGCATTGTGCTCATGGATGTGGATGATGGGCGTGTGCAGATAGGTGGTCTTCGCTCCAAGGGGTATGGGCTTGTGTCAGTTGGGCTTGATGGGTGTGAGTTCTTCTTTGCCAAGCCTGACCTCCCGACCAACGGAGTTTATGGAATCGGCAGCCTGGTCGGCGACCGCCAGCGCAGAGAGTTCGGCTATATGAGCGATGATTGGCTTCTGCTACGACTGCCCCAGATGTCAGAGCCCGAACCCGATGCAAGCGCTCGCCCCTCAGTGCAATATGACGTTGTCTCCGATCTTTTCGGTCTCAAATACGTCTTGAGCTCGCATGAAGCGATCAAGTTGCTCCTTTCGATGCTGACCAAGAACCTTCTGGATTACGTATCTCGCCATCGGACAGGCGAAAGGGCTGACGATGAGACACCGGGGTAA
- a CDS encoding RAMP superfamily CRISPR-associated protein, which translates to MVQVDHKWIQGSLAGKLRLVSGLHVGGHPKSADGVVVTPFVRDESGRPFVPGSTLKGALRSQAQTAIKSVVDGTNGVIWACDFPDSLEDSSLSFCLRNGRASRPCTVCGLFGSTANPARVVARDLDLLSEWSESLVQRRSTLGVSRTLGRGVMGSERRIELAPPGLVFGFQILVSAPLDWELGLLFWVIERLGEGFGLLGGGRRLGLGHVQMEVSEVAIQRLGEGFSIETDTYTARPAAPARGETEPTEEQELIGIPKPSTEDMGAVLYYCLKLMEMRAMQADAGEIGKLLSSEFGLSKRRRNELGLPEKVSELLDQMVGDKKLQKNYLGHYSISADYVQQPVSRPKEEGELVRRHDLDDFRTKCKAVLHRVLFEGAEVADGA; encoded by the coding sequence ATGGTGCAAGTGGATCATAAGTGGATACAGGGCAGTCTTGCCGGGAAGCTGCGGCTTGTCTCTGGATTGCATGTGGGCGGACATCCCAAGTCAGCTGACGGCGTGGTCGTTACTCCATTTGTTCGAGACGAGAGCGGACGGCCTTTCGTGCCGGGCTCGACGTTGAAAGGCGCGCTTCGCTCCCAGGCACAAACGGCCATCAAGAGCGTCGTTGATGGCACAAACGGTGTGATATGGGCCTGCGACTTTCCAGATTCGCTCGAGGATAGCTCTCTTTCGTTCTGCCTTCGCAACGGCCGCGCCTCGAGACCATGCACTGTTTGTGGCCTATTTGGCTCAACTGCCAATCCCGCCCGGGTCGTGGCCCGTGACCTCGACCTTCTCAGTGAATGGTCGGAGTCGCTTGTGCAGCGCCGTTCGACATTGGGCGTCTCCAGAACACTGGGGCGGGGCGTTATGGGCAGCGAGCGGCGAATTGAATTGGCGCCCCCGGGGCTTGTATTTGGCTTTCAGATTCTGGTGTCGGCGCCGCTGGATTGGGAGCTCGGACTGCTTTTTTGGGTTATCGAGAGGCTAGGCGAGGGCTTCGGACTGCTGGGGGGAGGACGGAGACTCGGCCTCGGCCACGTGCAGATGGAAGTCTCTGAGGTCGCTATACAGCGCTTGGGCGAGGGTTTCAGCATCGAGACCGACACCTATACCGCGCGGCCTGCGGCCCCAGCACGGGGTGAGACCGAACCGACCGAGGAACAAGAACTCATAGGTATTCCCAAGCCGAGCACAGAGGACATGGGCGCAGTTTTATACTACTGCCTGAAGTTGATGGAGATGCGAGCCATGCAGGCCGATGCTGGCGAGATAGGTAAGCTGCTCTCCTCTGAGTTCGGGCTCAGCAAGCGACGGCGCAATGAGCTCGGCCTCCCGGAGAAAGTCTCAGAGCTCCTTGATCAAATGGTGGGGGACAAGAAGCTCCAGAAAAACTACCTCGGGCACTACAGCATATCAGCCGACTACGTTCAGCAGCCAGTCTCTCGGCCAAAAGAAGAGGGTGAGCTCGTGAGGCGCCACGATTTGGATGATTTCCGGACGAAGTGTAAGGCTGTGTTGCATCGAGTTTTATTCGAGGGTGCAGAGGTGGCGGACGGTGCATAG
- a CDS encoding RAMP superfamily CRISPR-associated protein, producing MSNRALIEIALTVRFTSAASLPSLGMGHGRDLPYISGSTLKGAIKRAAEKLLDLKGIAHCSQDERLETCETKPCPICSIFGQRHAPGKVVFEGGTLLREANSAEGAVPWERRGRRFEGSEQAGSRPGGATRTFGPFAFEARLVALHPLSPDEEQLLVSAVRTVRTLGGGKAQGMGFCSLEVKMREAGEAKMPSTAEALDGDGNEVGIILVSEGPLCVARSPAGKWYRQTLDYLPGPVVKAAFYEQVKRLENLGAIEPEMANAFVAPSVSFSDCLPLGHSDSVSLPDKSSPLKPLLVLPYSAIWPRSEPNNGDEVGDNPPDMLIRDFVLRECYANGLFYVVRQDSDKRVYDAFRDGRARVLFNGKLVSVRSDVASFCPVGGSERRAVVGSRYTVFFLHPGVVFAGSISKLRPMAQEALKRLAAEKFSVGALRSRGLGRLSLRLAAPPAKANVREAVLRFNAAIMAELLRWGRLWDGARSIGEEIERKGRLFFSILFLSDLVLPRWSFWESGDGTVLEKQLSEAGIFAKEVLSYLRFGSIGGWNAACQAPRGLMRTIQRGSVCLFESRASGAAKEELCRKLEAAQDTGLGLRTSDGFGGIAVCNDFHTIGYTES from the coding sequence GGGGATCGCGCACTGCTCTCAAGATGAGAGACTTGAGACGTGCGAGACCAAGCCCTGCCCTATTTGCTCCATTTTTGGCCAGCGTCATGCTCCCGGCAAAGTGGTTTTCGAGGGAGGGACGTTGCTGAGAGAGGCAAACAGCGCCGAAGGAGCGGTGCCGTGGGAGAGGCGTGGCCGGCGTTTTGAGGGTTCAGAACAAGCCGGCTCTCGCCCCGGTGGCGCCACCCGGACGTTCGGGCCGTTCGCATTTGAGGCGAGGCTCGTCGCGCTGCATCCGCTCTCTCCTGATGAGGAGCAGCTCTTGGTTTCGGCAGTGAGGACGGTCCGGACGCTGGGCGGTGGCAAGGCCCAGGGCATGGGCTTCTGCTCACTCGAGGTTAAGATGCGAGAAGCGGGTGAGGCCAAGATGCCTTCCACGGCTGAGGCTCTCGACGGGGATGGCAATGAGGTTGGCATAATCCTCGTCAGCGAAGGGCCGCTGTGCGTGGCTAGGTCACCCGCAGGAAAATGGTATCGACAGACCCTCGACTATCTGCCGGGCCCGGTCGTGAAGGCAGCTTTTTACGAGCAGGTGAAGAGGCTTGAGAACCTGGGCGCCATCGAACCGGAGATGGCAAACGCGTTTGTTGCCCCCTCGGTCTCATTCTCCGACTGTCTGCCGCTCGGCCACAGCGATTCGGTGTCCTTACCCGACAAGAGCTCACCGCTTAAGCCTCTTCTTGTTCTGCCATATTCAGCGATCTGGCCCCGCTCAGAGCCGAACAACGGGGATGAGGTCGGGGACAATCCGCCGGACATGCTTATTCGGGATTTCGTTCTTCGCGAATGTTACGCGAACGGATTGTTTTACGTCGTTCGGCAAGATTCTGACAAGCGAGTTTACGATGCGTTCCGGGATGGCCGGGCGCGCGTCCTCTTCAATGGCAAGCTCGTCTCTGTTAGAAGTGATGTTGCCTCATTCTGCCCAGTGGGAGGGAGTGAGAGAAGAGCCGTTGTGGGAAGCCGTTACACCGTTTTCTTTTTGCATCCCGGAGTCGTGTTCGCCGGGAGCATTAGTAAGCTGCGGCCGATGGCGCAGGAGGCTCTCAAGAGGCTGGCGGCGGAGAAGTTCAGCGTCGGTGCATTGCGCAGCCGGGGTCTTGGTCGGCTCTCATTGAGGCTCGCGGCGCCTCCGGCAAAGGCCAACGTCCGTGAGGCCGTTCTGCGGTTCAATGCAGCGATTATGGCGGAGCTCTTGAGATGGGGAAGACTCTGGGACGGGGCGAGATCGATAGGCGAGGAGATCGAGAGAAAAGGCCGGCTGTTCTTCTCGATCTTGTTTCTGTCTGACCTCGTGCTTCCAAGGTGGTCATTCTGGGAAAGCGGCGACGGGACGGTTCTGGAAAAGCAGTTGTCCGAGGCCGGCATCTTTGCCAAAGAGGTCTTGTCGTATCTGAGGTTTGGTTCAATAGGTGGTTGGAACGCGGCCTGTCAGGCCCCTCGCGGGCTAATGCGTACGATTCAGCGTGGGAGCGTCTGCCTGTTTGAGAGCAGAGCCAGTGGCGCAGCGAAGGAGGAGCTTTGCCGGAAGCTCGAGGCTGCCCAAGACACTGGTCTGGGCCTGCGCACGAGCGACGGTTTCGGCGGGATCGCCGTCTGTAACGACTTTCATACGATTGGATACACCGAGTCGTGA